The genomic stretch GGGAGGCTGGCCCAGCCAACTGATTGATCATCATGCCTATAGTCACCACATATGGGATGCCTGCTGATCCCTATGCTGTCTGATAAACCACTTTCTCCAAGAATTAGAAGAGTAGACGGCATTTGTTAATTTCACTCTTGGCAACCATCATGGGGAAGCTGACCCATAGGGCCTCCGAAGGGGGGTTGTCTTACGGATAGAGACCACGACCAGAGCCAAGACAGAAGGCAAAACAAATCACACGTCCAAGTTAGAAGCGTATTTCAGGCTTAGCCCCGGTTTATTTCCCAAACTGAAAATGAGATGCAGTGATTAAAGGAGATAAGATCTGGCTATTCCATTCTCATTGTGGCTTTTAGGCAGCTGTGCAAGATGGTGTGGGTGTAGGGACCTGACCTGGGCAGCACAGGTGCAATGGGACTCAGGCAAATCACTCCTGCCCTCCGAGCCTGCCTCCCCTGGGACACTGGAAATGAAGGTGCTTTGTGAACTGCCAAGGGCAAGTGCAGGGACTGGGCTCCCCAGCTCACTGGATCATGGCCAGCACCAGAGGCATCAGCTTCTGCTTTACGGTGGGGTCTGCAGGTGGAGAGTCCTTGGCCTTCAGGATGACCTCATGGGCCTCCCGGAAGAGATCCTCCCCCACTGCGGCCTCCACACGCTGGTGCCATGCAGCCAGCTTGGGTCGACCTTCGAAGACCTGGCAGCCAGCGCCCACAGGCtgcagggagaaagggaacagGATGGGGGTGGATGGGTAAGGTCAAGGATGGCAGCATCTGCCCGGTTTGGGGGTCCAAGAGCTGCAGAAGGGGCTTCCACACATAAGCCTGGCTCATGGCCAGGTGGTGGCAGCATGAGCAAGACTTCAGCGACTacccagggccctccctgcctaGCAGGCCACCCTGTCCACAGCACTCACATGCATCAGCTCTGTGATGGCCACCAAATCAGCCAGCGAGATGTGAGGCCCGGTGAGAAAGGCCTTGTTCTGGAGGAAATTGTCCTCAAGCAACTGCACGGTCACATCCAACTCAGCCAGCGTGGCTGCCAGTATCTCAGGAGATACTGGTTCACCCAGGAAAACAGGGAACATCacctgggaggtggggagcaaaGTAGAAGGTTAGGGGCCAGCCCAGCCTCTGGGGCAGGAAGGCAAgtgtgcctcccccaccccagtttgAGCTGCTTTCTGGTTCCATGCACCTTTCTTCTAAGGCCAGGACAGGTCTGCAGGGAAATTCCCAAAGGACCACCTTTCCCAGAAATATTCCTGGTTCTGTGATCTCTGATGGCTGAGCCTTGGGGGCATCTGATAGGAGGACTCAAACCCCTTTGAGAATGACTCAGAGGGGACCTGAACAATGGGTTTTATACTTTGGAAGTAGGCGGCTAGCCTAGGGACAGTCTATGTTATAACCTCTCTGCCCCTCAATGTAAAGTCAGTACTTCTTACTGTATAAATAATTAGGAGGATGAGCTTGTAAGG from Ursus arctos isolate Adak ecotype North America unplaced genomic scaffold, UrsArc2.0 scaffold_34, whole genome shotgun sequence encodes the following:
- the LOC113247025 gene encoding glutathione S-transferase theta-1, with translation MGLELYLDLLSQPCRAVYIFAKKNRIPFELRPVNLLKGQHLSDAFAQVNPLKKVPALKDGDFTLAESVAILLYLTRKYKVPDHWYPQDVQACARVDEYLAWQHTTLRRSCLRALWHKVMFPVFLGEPVSPEILAATLAELDVTVQLLEDNFLQNKAFLTGPHISLADLVAITELMHPVGAGCQVFEGRPKLAAWHQRVEAAVGEDLFREAHEVILKAKDSPPADPTVKQKLMPLVLAMIQ